Genomic window (Methanomassiliicoccales archaeon):
CGACCGCGCCCAGGAATTCCTGGGCCAAAGGATTTCCGCCAAAGAGCTCTTGGAGCGGGCCAAGGGAGGCGATCCGGTCCCGTTGAAGCTTGTGGAGGAGGCCTGTCGCGCCATGGGCCAGGCTTTGGCCATCGTGGCCGAGCTCCTGGAGCCGGAGATGATCGTCTTTGGCGGGGGAT
Coding sequences:
- a CDS encoding ROK family protein is translated as DRAQEFLGQRISAKELLERAKGGDPVPLKLVEEACRAMGQALAIVAELLEPEMIVFGGGFTNSWDFLAPKVEEALREMSRVRPRLVLTKLGDDVGLLGAAALPFQFPAL